A genomic stretch from Georgenia muralis includes:
- the trxA gene encoding thioredoxin, producing MATKNITLEQFEQTVSAEGITLVDFWADWCQPCKRFAPVFEEASETHPDITFAKVDTEAEQELAQQLQITAIPTLMAFRDGILVFSQAGALPAKSLEQLVDGVRELDMDDVRKQIAEHEESHHH from the coding sequence ATGGCTACCAAGAACATCACGCTGGAGCAGTTCGAGCAGACCGTCAGCGCCGAGGGCATCACCCTCGTCGACTTCTGGGCCGACTGGTGCCAGCCCTGCAAGCGGTTCGCCCCCGTGTTCGAGGAGGCGTCGGAGACCCACCCGGACATCACCTTCGCCAAGGTCGACACCGAGGCCGAGCAGGAGCTCGCCCAGCAGCTCCAGATCACCGCGATCCCCACGCTCATGGCGTTCCGCGACGGCATCCTCGTCTTCTCCCAGGCCGGGGCGCTGCCGGCCAAGTCCCTCGAGCAGCTGGTCGACGGCGTGCGCGAGCTGGACATGGACGACGTGCGCAAGCAGATCGCCGAGCACGAGGAGAGCCACCACCACTGA
- a CDS encoding isoamylase early set domain-containing protein: MPALEEATVERNTVIKQSTAPAAGRRLTFALPADHPAGVVSVVGTFNDWTPGAHVLRRRSNGTMSVAVTVPAGTDVHFRYLGENGTWFDDPDADRIAADGGYVTL; the protein is encoded by the coding sequence GTGCCGGCGCTCGAAGAGGCCACCGTCGAGAGGAACACCGTGATCAAGCAGTCCACCGCCCCGGCCGCCGGCCGCCGGCTCACCTTCGCCCTCCCGGCCGACCACCCGGCCGGCGTCGTGAGCGTCGTCGGGACGTTCAACGACTGGACCCCGGGCGCGCACGTGCTCAGGCGCCGCAGCAACGGCACCATGTCCGTCGCCGTGACCGTGCCCGCCGGCACGGACGTCCACTTCCGGTACCTGGGCGAGAACGGCACCTGGTTCGACGACCCGGACGCCGACCGCATCGCCGCCGACGGCGGGTACGTCACCCTGTAG
- a CDS encoding glutamate-5-semialdehyde dehydrogenase: MTTAPAGATGPGPDAHAAVTAIAREAKKASRVLATATRATKDAALHAMAEALVDASDRIVAGNAEDLERGRRGGMKESLLDRLALDPLRVAAIADALRELAALPDPVGEVVRGSTLPNGLRLRQVRVPMGVVGMIYEARPNVTVDAAGLALKSGNAVILRGGSAAASSNEVIVEVLGDALAAQGLPRTLVQSIDAFGRAGAVELMRARGLVDVLVPRGGADLIQTVVRESVVPVIETGVGNCHVFVDATADVAKAVPIVLNSKTQRTGVCNAAETLLVHRDVAATFLPAVLAALGEKDVTIHGDEATAAALPAGLRFEPATERDWETEYLSLDLAVKVVDSLDEALEHISRYSSGHTEVICTQDVTSVRRFTTELDSAALIVNASSRFTDGGQFGLGAEIGISTQKLHARGPMGLAELTTTTWIVEGDGQIRQ; encoded by the coding sequence ATGACGACCGCACCGGCCGGCGCGACCGGTCCGGGCCCCGACGCCCACGCCGCCGTCACGGCGATCGCGCGCGAGGCGAAGAAGGCCTCCCGCGTCCTGGCCACCGCCACCCGCGCGACGAAGGACGCGGCGCTCCACGCGATGGCGGAGGCGCTCGTCGACGCCTCGGACCGCATCGTCGCGGGCAACGCCGAGGACCTCGAGCGGGGCCGGCGGGGCGGGATGAAGGAGTCCCTCCTCGACCGCCTGGCGCTCGACCCGCTCCGGGTCGCCGCGATCGCCGACGCCCTGCGCGAGCTGGCCGCCCTGCCCGACCCGGTCGGGGAGGTCGTGCGTGGATCCACCCTGCCCAACGGCCTGCGGCTGCGGCAGGTCCGTGTGCCGATGGGCGTGGTCGGCATGATCTACGAGGCGCGGCCCAACGTCACGGTGGACGCCGCCGGGCTGGCCCTGAAGTCGGGCAACGCCGTCATCCTGCGCGGCGGGTCGGCGGCCGCGAGCTCGAACGAGGTCATCGTCGAGGTCCTCGGCGACGCGCTGGCCGCTCAGGGGCTGCCCCGCACGCTCGTGCAGTCCATCGACGCGTTCGGCCGGGCGGGCGCCGTCGAGCTCATGCGCGCCCGCGGACTGGTGGACGTCCTCGTGCCCCGGGGCGGTGCCGACCTCATCCAGACCGTGGTGCGTGAGTCCGTCGTGCCCGTCATCGAGACCGGCGTGGGGAACTGCCACGTCTTCGTCGACGCCACGGCCGACGTCGCCAAGGCCGTGCCGATCGTGCTCAACTCCAAGACCCAGCGCACCGGGGTGTGCAACGCCGCGGAGACCCTCCTCGTCCACCGCGACGTCGCGGCGACCTTCCTGCCGGCCGTGCTGGCCGCGCTCGGCGAGAAGGACGTGACCATCCACGGGGACGAGGCCACCGCCGCGGCCCTGCCGGCCGGGCTGCGCTTCGAGCCCGCCACCGAGCGCGACTGGGAGACCGAGTACCTCTCGCTCGACCTCGCCGTGAAGGTGGTCGACTCCCTCGACGAGGCGCTGGAGCACATCTCCCGCTACTCCTCGGGCCACACCGAGGTGATCTGCACGCAGGACGTCACCTCGGTGCGCCGGTTCACCACGGAGCTCGACTCCGCGGCGCTCATCGTCAACGCGTCGTCGCGTTTCACCGACGGCGGCCAGTTCGGTCTCGGCGCCGAGATCGGGATCTCCACGCAGAAGCTTCACGCCCGGGGGCCGATGGGGTTGGCCGAGCTGACGACGACGACGTGGATCGTCGAGGGCGACGGCCAGATCCGTCAGTAG
- a CDS encoding SRPBCC domain-containing protein yields the protein MSNEPADADAPLVKSLVVPLRPEQAFELFTAGMSRWWPLDSHSVGEDHAHAVLVDGTVGGAVTEWVDDGRSEVWGRVTAWEPPGRVALDWFPGHPEKEATHLEVTFVPADGGTRVELTHSRWSARPDGELARTEYDPGWDYVLGRYAGRAAAP from the coding sequence ATGAGCAACGAGCCCGCGGACGCCGACGCCCCCCTGGTCAAGTCCCTCGTCGTCCCGCTCCGGCCCGAGCAGGCGTTCGAGCTCTTCACGGCCGGCATGAGCCGGTGGTGGCCGCTGGACTCCCACTCCGTCGGTGAGGACCACGCCCACGCCGTCCTCGTCGACGGCACCGTCGGCGGCGCCGTCACCGAGTGGGTCGACGACGGCCGGTCGGAGGTGTGGGGCCGCGTGACCGCCTGGGAACCCCCGGGGCGCGTCGCGCTCGACTGGTTCCCCGGGCACCCCGAGAAGGAGGCCACGCACCTCGAGGTGACCTTCGTGCCCGCCGACGGCGGCACCCGGGTCGAGCTCACCCACTCCCGGTGGTCCGCCCGGCCCGACGGCGAGCTCGCCCGGACGGAGTACGACCCCGGCTGGGACTACGTCCTGGGGCGGTACGCCGGCCGCGCCGCCGCCCCCTGA
- a CDS encoding GNAT family N-acetyltransferase — protein sequence MSPGPATSGTTHGAGAAVVREVAWDHPAAVALRAGMGAEIDPRYADQAHRLGPALSPDPAEMVLTLVAFDGEVPVACGSLRHLPEPVDVAGVAAPLEVKKLFVATTHRRLGLASRMLTEVTAAATRRGAGALVLHTGTRQPEAVALYEAAGWAVIPVYGEYAVIADVSLCFGRVLGPGG from the coding sequence GTGAGCCCGGGACCCGCCACGTCGGGCACGACGCATGGGGCGGGTGCGGCCGTCGTCCGGGAGGTGGCGTGGGACCACCCGGCGGCCGTGGCGCTGCGCGCCGGCATGGGCGCCGAGATCGACCCGCGGTACGCCGACCAGGCGCACCGGCTGGGTCCCGCGCTCAGTCCCGACCCGGCGGAGATGGTCCTGACGCTCGTCGCGTTCGACGGCGAGGTGCCCGTCGCGTGCGGGTCGCTGCGGCACCTGCCCGAGCCGGTGGACGTCGCCGGCGTGGCCGCGCCGCTGGAGGTCAAGAAGCTCTTCGTCGCCACCACGCACCGCCGGCTCGGCCTCGCCTCGCGCATGCTCACCGAGGTGACCGCCGCGGCGACCCGCCGGGGAGCCGGGGCGCTCGTCCTGCACACCGGGACCCGTCAGCCCGAGGCGGTCGCCCTGTACGAGGCGGCCGGCTGGGCGGTGATCCCCGTCTACGGCGAGTACGCCGTCATCGCCGACGTCAGCCTCTGCTTCGGGCGGGTGCTCGGCCCGGGCGGGTAG
- a CDS encoding calcium/sodium antiporter, which translates to MTVLLLLAGLVLLVLGGEVLVRGAGGLARAAGMSPLVVGLTVVSFATSAPELAVTVDAALSGSPGLAVGNVVGSNVVNVLLVLGVSGLILPLAVRSALVRRDVPVMIGTSVLLLLLALDGAVTPVDGVVLMAVLLGYVVWTVLGSRRSDVVPADQAPRTPRRLVLDLLSVAAGVALLVLGARWMVSGATDVATALGMSDLVIGLTVVAVGTSLPELATSVIAAVRGSVEMAVGNVVGSNIFNIGAVMGGAAVLAPGGVPVDPGAVRFDLPVMVAVAVALLPVAFTGFTVARWEAALFVAYYAAYAAYLLLDSAGHDALAPFSTVMLVFALPITALTLALLVGYELGRSRGGGPPRTGVPE; encoded by the coding sequence GTGACCGTCCTGCTCCTCCTCGCCGGCCTCGTCCTGCTCGTCCTCGGCGGGGAGGTGCTCGTCCGCGGCGCCGGTGGCCTCGCCCGTGCGGCGGGGATGTCCCCCCTGGTCGTCGGGCTCACCGTCGTCTCCTTCGCCACCTCGGCGCCCGAGCTCGCCGTCACCGTCGACGCCGCCCTCTCCGGCAGCCCCGGACTGGCGGTCGGCAACGTCGTGGGGTCCAACGTCGTCAACGTCCTGCTCGTGCTGGGGGTGTCCGGGCTGATCCTGCCCCTCGCCGTGCGCAGCGCGCTCGTGCGCCGCGACGTGCCCGTGATGATCGGGACGTCCGTGCTCCTGCTGCTCCTCGCGCTCGACGGTGCGGTCACACCCGTCGACGGCGTCGTCCTCATGGCGGTCCTCCTCGGCTACGTCGTGTGGACGGTCCTGGGGAGCCGCCGGTCCGACGTCGTCCCGGCCGACCAGGCTCCGCGGACACCCCGGCGCCTGGTCCTGGACCTGCTGAGCGTCGCCGCCGGGGTGGCCCTCCTCGTCCTCGGGGCGCGGTGGATGGTCAGCGGCGCGACCGACGTCGCCACCGCGCTGGGCATGAGCGACCTCGTCATCGGTCTGACGGTGGTGGCGGTGGGGACCTCGCTGCCGGAGCTGGCGACGTCGGTGATCGCGGCGGTGCGCGGCTCGGTGGAGATGGCGGTGGGCAACGTCGTCGGGTCGAACATCTTCAACATCGGGGCCGTCATGGGCGGCGCAGCCGTGCTCGCCCCCGGCGGTGTCCCGGTCGACCCCGGCGCGGTCCGGTTCGACCTGCCGGTCATGGTGGCCGTCGCGGTGGCGCTGCTGCCGGTGGCGTTCACCGGCTTCACGGTCGCCCGCTGGGAGGCGGCGCTGTTCGTGGCCTACTACGCCGCCTACGCCGCCTACCTCCTCCTGGACTCCGCGGGGCACGACGCGCTCGCGCCGTTCAGCACGGTCATGCTCGTCTTCGCCCTGCCGATCACCGCACTGACCCTCGCTCTCCTCGTGGGGTACGAGCTCGGGCGGTCCCGCGGGGGTGGCCCACCTCGCACCGGCGTGCCGGAATGA
- a CDS encoding ATP-dependent DNA ligase produces MPATTQTVSIDGRRLRLSNLEKVLYPATGTTKADVLAYYAEIAPYMLPHCAGRPATRKRWPDGVGTDDEPGAVFFIKNLEAGAPEWVVRADIEHSSGPKTYPLVDNPATLAWLAQVAALEIHVPQWRFAHDGTRHNPDRMVLDLDPGEGAGLAECAEVARWARDLLRGMGLEPVPVTSGSKGIHLYAALDGTHTSDEISAIAHELARALEADHGDLVVSDMRKTLRAGKVLVDWSQNNGSKTTVAPYSLRGRTRPTVAAPRTWRELASPTLRHLELAEVLDRARRRGDPMAAMFPARDGEFGQGVPGHDFLGTYRSMRNPGRTPEPVPDAVAPTTGATQTFVIQEHHARRWHLDFRLAHDGVLVSWALPRGVPTDPAQNHLAVQTEDHPMEYGSFAGTIPEGEYGAGEVRIFDSGTYEYDKWHEGKEVIVSLTGQEGGGLETDGPGRTARLALIHTGGRGGQEPRSWLIHLMADGRRAAPSTEAPSTATAAQGTAAQGTAPRGTAPRGIASKGTAPRSPVSRSPRAAPGPAGSTSPRAASRAARRDVPSPMLATAGDVGDLSAGHDWALEMKWDGARAVVVVEGDDVRLLSRNGNDVTKLYPELADVAGCLTGAGEAVLDGEIVALDRRGRPSFSLLQQRFNLVRPRDIERARASAPVHLMLFDLLEADGESYLRRTYDERRALLRELVDASADSRVEVPEAFDGDVDAAMAASRAWGLEGVVAKRRDSAYTPGRRSGAWVKIKHTLSQEVVVVGWRPGQGNRSGAVGSLLVAVPGDDGELRYAGRVGTGFTQREARTWAEELSRQERRTPPVADVPRPDAKDARWVTANRVAEVELSEWTGEGRLRHPRWRGWRPDKEPADVVVESR; encoded by the coding sequence ATGCCCGCGACCACCCAGACGGTGAGCATCGACGGCCGCCGCCTGCGGCTGAGCAACCTCGAGAAGGTCCTCTACCCGGCGACCGGCACCACGAAGGCCGACGTGCTCGCCTACTACGCCGAGATCGCGCCGTACATGCTGCCGCACTGCGCCGGCCGGCCGGCCACCCGCAAGCGCTGGCCGGACGGGGTGGGCACGGACGACGAGCCCGGGGCGGTGTTCTTCATCAAGAACCTCGAGGCCGGGGCGCCCGAGTGGGTGGTGCGGGCGGACATCGAGCACTCCTCCGGCCCCAAGACCTACCCGCTCGTGGACAACCCGGCCACGCTCGCCTGGCTCGCGCAGGTGGCCGCCCTGGAGATCCACGTCCCGCAGTGGCGCTTCGCCCACGACGGCACGCGCCACAACCCCGACCGGATGGTGCTCGACCTCGACCCCGGCGAGGGCGCCGGGCTCGCGGAGTGCGCCGAGGTGGCCCGGTGGGCGCGGGATCTCCTGCGGGGGATGGGCCTGGAGCCGGTGCCGGTGACCTCGGGCTCCAAGGGCATCCACCTCTACGCGGCCCTGGACGGCACACACACCTCGGACGAGATCAGCGCCATCGCGCACGAGCTCGCGCGGGCGCTCGAGGCCGACCACGGCGACCTCGTCGTCTCGGACATGAGGAAGACCCTGCGGGCCGGCAAGGTGCTCGTCGACTGGTCGCAGAACAACGGCAGCAAGACCACCGTGGCGCCGTACTCGCTGCGCGGCCGGACCCGACCGACCGTGGCGGCCCCCCGGACCTGGCGCGAGCTGGCCTCGCCCACGCTGCGCCACCTCGAGCTCGCGGAGGTCCTCGACCGGGCCCGGCGGCGCGGGGACCCCATGGCGGCGATGTTCCCCGCCCGGGACGGCGAGTTCGGCCAGGGGGTGCCCGGTCACGACTTCCTCGGCACCTACCGCTCCATGCGCAACCCCGGACGCACCCCCGAGCCGGTGCCCGACGCCGTCGCCCCCACCACCGGCGCGACCCAGACGTTCGTCATCCAGGAGCACCACGCCCGCCGGTGGCACCTGGATTTCCGCCTCGCCCACGACGGTGTGCTGGTCAGCTGGGCGCTGCCCAGGGGAGTGCCCACCGACCCGGCCCAGAACCACCTCGCGGTCCAGACCGAGGACCACCCGATGGAGTACGGCTCCTTCGCCGGGACGATCCCCGAGGGGGAGTACGGCGCCGGGGAGGTGCGGATCTTCGACTCCGGCACGTACGAGTACGACAAGTGGCACGAGGGCAAGGAGGTCATCGTCAGCCTCACCGGGCAGGAAGGTGGCGGCCTCGAGACCGACGGTCCCGGGCGGACCGCGCGGCTCGCGCTCATCCACACCGGCGGGCGCGGTGGGCAGGAGCCGCGCAGCTGGCTCATCCACCTCATGGCCGACGGCCGGCGTGCTGCGCCGTCGACGGAGGCGCCGTCGACGGCCACCGCGGCTCAAGGCACCGCGGCTCAAGGCACCGCGCCGAGAGGCACCGCGCCGAGAGGCATTGCGTCGAAGGGCACCGCGCCGCGGAGCCCGGTGTCGAGGAGCCCCAGGGCTGCGCCGGGGCCCGCCGGGTCGACGTCGCCCCGGGCCGCGAGCCGCGCCGCCCGCCGTGACGTGCCCTCGCCGATGCTCGCCACCGCCGGCGACGTCGGCGACCTCTCCGCCGGGCACGACTGGGCGCTGGAGATGAAGTGGGACGGCGCCCGGGCGGTCGTCGTCGTCGAGGGCGACGACGTGCGCCTCCTCAGCCGCAACGGCAACGACGTCACCAAGCTCTACCCCGAGCTCGCCGACGTCGCCGGCTGCCTCACCGGCGCCGGCGAGGCGGTCCTCGACGGCGAGATCGTCGCGCTCGACCGGCGCGGCCGCCCGAGCTTCTCCCTGCTCCAGCAGCGGTTCAACCTGGTCCGGCCCCGCGACATCGAGCGGGCCCGCGCCTCCGCGCCGGTCCACCTCATGCTCTTCGACCTCCTCGAGGCCGACGGCGAGTCGTACCTGCGGCGCACCTACGACGAGCGGCGAGCGCTCCTGCGCGAGCTCGTGGACGCCTCCGCCGACTCCCGGGTGGAGGTCCCCGAGGCCTTCGACGGCGACGTCGACGCCGCCATGGCGGCGAGCCGGGCCTGGGGCCTGGAGGGGGTCGTCGCCAAGCGGCGGGACTCCGCCTACACCCCCGGGCGGCGCTCGGGCGCCTGGGTGAAGATCAAGCACACCCTCTCCCAGGAGGTGGTCGTGGTGGGGTGGCGACCCGGGCAGGGCAACCGCTCCGGGGCGGTCGGCTCCCTCCTGGTCGCGGTGCCGGGGGACGACGGCGAGCTGCGCTACGCCGGGCGCGTGGGCACCGGCTTCACCCAGCGGGAGGCCCGCACCTGGGCCGAGGAGCTCTCGCGCCAGGAACGGCGGACCCCGCCCGTGGCGGACGTGCCCCGCCCGGACGCGAAGGACGCCCGCTGGGTCACCGCGAACCGGGTCGCGGAGGTCGAGCTCTCGGAGTGGACCGGCGAGGGCCGGCTGCGTCACCCGCGCTGGCGCGGGTGGCGACCCGACAAGGAGCCCGCGGACGTCGTCGTCGAGTCGCGATGA
- a CDS encoding VIT1/CCC1 transporter family protein, whose translation MTQTPQAPVEPHTRTNLAQRLNWLRAGVLGANDGIVSTAAVVVGVAGATSATGPIATAGAAALVGGAISMALGEYVSVSSQRDSEKALIARETRELAEDPEGELDELASMYEARGLTPRTARQVATELTEVDALAAHLSMELNIDQDDVVSPWHAAFASAIAFTLGAVLPLLAILLPGPGVRVPVTFVATLVALAATGTVAAWIGGGSRARAAARVVVGGALALAVTFAVGTALGTAGVV comes from the coding sequence ATGACGCAGACCCCGCAGGCCCCGGTCGAGCCGCACACCCGGACCAACCTCGCCCAGCGTCTGAACTGGCTGCGCGCCGGCGTCCTGGGCGCCAACGACGGCATCGTCTCCACGGCCGCCGTCGTCGTCGGCGTCGCCGGTGCGACGTCCGCGACCGGACCCATCGCGACGGCCGGTGCGGCGGCACTCGTCGGCGGGGCGATCTCGATGGCGCTGGGCGAGTACGTCTCGGTGAGCAGCCAGCGCGACAGCGAGAAGGCGCTCATCGCCCGGGAGACCCGTGAGCTGGCGGAGGACCCCGAGGGTGAGCTCGACGAGCTCGCGTCGATGTACGAGGCCAGGGGCCTCACCCCGCGCACGGCCCGTCAGGTGGCGACCGAGCTCACGGAGGTCGACGCCCTCGCCGCCCACCTGTCCATGGAGCTCAACATCGACCAGGATGACGTCGTCAGCCCGTGGCACGCGGCGTTCGCCTCGGCGATCGCCTTCACGCTCGGTGCGGTGCTGCCCCTCCTGGCGATCCTCCTGCCCGGGCCCGGCGTGCGGGTGCCGGTCACGTTCGTCGCCACCCTGGTCGCGCTCGCGGCCACCGGGACGGTGGCCGCGTGGATCGGCGGCGGGTCGAGGGCCCGGGCGGCGGCCCGGGTGGTCGTCGGCGGAGCGCTGGCGCTCGCGGTGACCTTCGCGGTGGGCACGGCGCTCGGTACCGCGGGGGTCGTGTGA
- a CDS encoding ABC transporter substrate-binding protein yields MASAGHRRRGLTALGVSAALALVLAACAETESPDDAAGGDAGTDGGGSSEAIAVGTTDVITSLDPAGSYDNGSFAVQNQVFPFIMNTPYGSPDVEPDIAESAEFTSPTEYTVTLKEGLTFANGNELTASDVKFSFDRQLAIADGNGPSSLLYNLDSTEAVDDLTVVFHLKSENDQIFPQILSSPAGPIVDEDVFAADALTPADEIVEGNAFAGQYTITDYTENELIAYEAFEDYQGVLGPAETANVTAQYFADETSLKLAVQEGDVDVAFRSLSPTDLEDLRGDDNVVVHDGPGGEIRYIVFNFNTQPFGATTEEADEDKALAVRQAAAHLLDRDALSEEIYAGTFTPLYSYVPEGLTGAVEPLKDLYGDGDGGPDAEQAAQVLADAGVETPVALSLQYSPDHYGASSDEEYALIESQLEADGIFDVTLQSTLWDTYSTERREDLYPAYQLGWFPDYSDADNYLTPFFLTENFLGNHFSDPAVDELILEQATTEDEAERTALIEEIQTTVAEQLSTLPYLQGAQVAVSGTDIDGVTLDASFKFRYAPLTRG; encoded by the coding sequence ATGGCATCAGCTGGACACCGGCGCCGAGGCCTGACGGCCCTGGGCGTCTCCGCAGCCCTCGCGCTCGTCCTCGCCGCCTGCGCCGAGACCGAGAGCCCCGACGACGCCGCGGGCGGCGACGCCGGGACCGACGGCGGCGGCAGCTCCGAGGCGATCGCCGTCGGCACGACCGACGTCATCACCTCCCTGGACCCCGCGGGCAGCTACGACAACGGCTCCTTCGCGGTGCAGAACCAGGTCTTCCCGTTCATCATGAACACTCCCTACGGCAGCCCCGACGTCGAGCCCGACATCGCCGAGAGCGCCGAGTTCACCTCCCCCACGGAGTACACGGTCACCCTCAAGGAGGGCCTGACCTTCGCCAACGGCAACGAGCTGACCGCCTCGGACGTGAAGTTCAGCTTCGACCGCCAGCTCGCCATCGCCGACGGCAACGGGCCGTCGTCGCTGCTGTACAACCTCGACAGCACCGAGGCCGTCGACGACCTCACGGTCGTCTTCCACCTCAAGAGCGAGAACGACCAGATCTTCCCCCAGATCCTCTCCTCCCCCGCCGGCCCGATCGTCGACGAGGACGTCTTCGCCGCCGACGCGCTCACCCCGGCCGACGAGATCGTCGAGGGCAACGCCTTCGCGGGGCAGTACACCATCACCGACTACACCGAGAACGAGCTCATCGCCTACGAGGCGTTCGAGGACTACCAGGGCGTCCTGGGCCCGGCCGAGACGGCCAACGTCACCGCCCAGTACTTCGCCGACGAGACCTCGCTCAAGCTCGCCGTCCAGGAGGGCGACGTCGACGTCGCGTTCCGCTCCCTGAGCCCGACCGACCTGGAGGACCTGCGCGGCGACGACAACGTCGTCGTCCACGACGGCCCCGGCGGGGAGATCCGCTACATCGTCTTCAACTTCAACACCCAGCCCTTCGGTGCCACCACCGAGGAGGCCGACGAGGACAAGGCGCTGGCCGTGCGCCAGGCCGCCGCGCACCTGCTCGACCGCGACGCCCTGTCCGAGGAGATCTACGCGGGCACCTTCACCCCGCTGTACTCCTACGTCCCGGAGGGCCTCACCGGTGCGGTCGAGCCCCTCAAGGACCTCTACGGCGACGGCGACGGCGGACCCGACGCCGAGCAGGCCGCCCAGGTCCTCGCCGACGCCGGCGTGGAGACCCCGGTCGCGCTGAGCCTGCAGTACAGCCCCGACCACTACGGCGCCTCCTCCGACGAGGAGTACGCCCTCATCGAGTCCCAGCTCGAGGCCGACGGCATCTTCGACGTCACCCTCCAGTCGACCCTGTGGGACACCTACTCCACCGAGCGCCGCGAGGACCTCTACCCGGCCTACCAGCTCGGCTGGTTCCCGGACTACTCCGACGCCGACAACTACCTCACCCCGTTCTTCCTCACGGAGAACTTCCTCGGCAACCACTTCTCCGACCCGGCCGTGGACGAGCTCATCCTCGAGCAGGCCACGACCGAGGACGAGGCCGAGCGCACCGCCCTCATCGAGGAGATCCAGACCACGGTGGCCGAGCAGCTCTCGACCCTGCCCTACCTCCAGGGCGCCCAGGTCGCGGTGTCCGGCACGGACATCGACGGCGTCACGCTCGACGCGTCGTTCAAGTTCCGCTACGCCCCGCTGACCCGAGGCTGA
- a CDS encoding head GIN domain-containing protein, producing the protein MLLPRLPLFIAALVSSVFLVGCSTPLTSGPRTGEDRDIDGAVTAVELDGFGRVRLTVGAEPSLRVTAGRNVLDDVVTEVRDGVLHLDVRGGGLRMANQDITYDVVLPEVQGITVGGAGDVEALLEPGDALAVSLDGAGRIVADGVDVEVLRVAIDGAGEVELVGSAQRQSVTLGGVGTYSGENLDSVDAEVVVGGAGSADVLVTGSLDARVDGVGSISYAGGADVTEQVDGAGSVHAR; encoded by the coding sequence ATGCTGCTCCCCCGTCTCCCCCTCTTCATCGCCGCCCTCGTCAGCTCGGTCTTCCTCGTCGGCTGCTCCACGCCGCTGACCTCCGGCCCGCGGACCGGCGAGGACCGCGACATCGACGGCGCCGTCACCGCCGTCGAGCTCGACGGCTTCGGCCGGGTCCGGCTCACCGTCGGCGCAGAGCCGTCCCTGCGCGTCACCGCCGGCCGCAACGTCCTCGACGACGTCGTCACCGAGGTCCGCGACGGCGTCCTCCACCTCGACGTGCGCGGCGGCGGCCTGCGCATGGCCAACCAGGACATCACCTACGACGTCGTCCTGCCGGAGGTCCAGGGCATCACGGTCGGGGGCGCGGGCGACGTCGAGGCCCTCCTCGAGCCGGGCGACGCCCTCGCCGTCTCGCTCGACGGAGCCGGCCGCATCGTCGCCGACGGCGTCGACGTCGAGGTCCTGCGCGTCGCGATCGACGGGGCCGGGGAGGTCGAGCTCGTCGGCAGCGCGCAGCGCCAGTCCGTGACCCTGGGCGGGGTCGGCACCTACTCCGGTGAGAACCTCGACTCCGTCGACGCCGAGGTCGTCGTCGGCGGCGCCGGCAGCGCCGACGTCCTGGTCACCGGCTCGCTCGACGCCCGGGTCGACGGCGTGGGCTCGATCTCCTACGCCGGCGGCGCGGACGTCACCGAGCAGGTCGACGGCGCCGGGTCCGTGCACGCCCGCTGA
- a CDS encoding CGNR zinc finger domain-containing protein: MATVPRLDITAVVDFVNHYSVRARRAAHDEDKGYRALDEVLGPVAQDLPPLAVGKLHALADDAYEVFVRSEHGEDVTAAVNDLLAPAGPTPRLGTDGQIAWEVTDGRAALRAALGVGLLDWVHVRGEDRLGLCQGVRCADAFADSSPAGRKKFCSAGCLNRHKVAEHRRRAAARPA, from the coding sequence ATGGCCACCGTCCCGCGGCTCGACATCACCGCCGTCGTCGACTTCGTCAACCACTACTCGGTCCGTGCCCGCCGGGCGGCGCACGACGAGGACAAGGGCTACCGCGCCCTCGACGAGGTGCTCGGGCCGGTCGCACAGGACCTGCCGCCGCTCGCCGTCGGGAAGCTCCACGCCTTGGCAGACGACGCGTACGAGGTGTTCGTGAGGTCCGAGCACGGCGAGGACGTCACGGCGGCGGTCAACGACCTGCTCGCTCCGGCCGGACCGACGCCGCGCCTGGGCACGGACGGCCAGATCGCCTGGGAGGTCACCGACGGCCGCGCCGCCCTGCGCGCCGCCCTCGGGGTGGGCCTGCTCGACTGGGTGCACGTGCGCGGCGAGGACCGGCTGGGCCTGTGCCAAGGGGTGCGGTGCGCGGACGCCTTCGCCGACTCCTCGCCGGCCGGCCGGAAGAAGTTCTGCTCGGCCGGGTGCCTCAACCGCCACAAGGTGGCCGAGCACCGTCGGCGCGCGGCGGCCCGGCCCGCGTAG